A genomic segment from Poecilia reticulata strain Guanapo linkage group LG3, Guppy_female_1.0+MT, whole genome shotgun sequence encodes:
- the irx6a gene encoding Iroquois homeobox protein 6a isoform X1, which translates to MVTKEAAMSFSQFGYPYNATSQFFVSANPSTTCCDSISRSVSDGTGSSQTAAAAAAASFCCPSYENRLLASSRTELNAALGMYGSPYAAAAAASQNYANYFPYSTDPSAIYSTLNPQYDIKDSTGTLHSGITQTAAYYPYDHSLGQYQYDRYGTVDFNGTARRKNATRETTSTLKTWLYEHRKNPYPTKGEKIMLAIITKMTLTQVSTWFANARRRLKKENKMTWSPKNKANDDRKEDFSKSDQDCATKDSSDCKEEKELHLSDLEDMDEDDCDKLDSDCEKVAADEQDLQRSMVAPGAPLKRDCSSDLHLSLTNSFHTFPCSIKGVAALPHLPSDFIDPIVSKAAPASVPSAGAVSLSHFESSEKPRIWSLARTAASGVILNPQQPGSELRTGSLTGDCQLQSSRLPRAPTGQCGATRGLLESNSVTNSESSFPEGSSLHSKVYGTGSYSHKGLQLHSSSYAALPDTCQYTTIEGFSSGKVEIQSSDLSEACGTVQNDKVTAFRPVMKR; encoded by the exons ATGGTAACAAAGGAAGCAGCAATGTCTTTCTCGCAGTTTGGATATCCTTACAATGCAACTTCACAA TTTTTCGTGTCGGCAAACCCCAGTACGACTTGCTGCGATTCGATTTCCAGGTCGGTCTCTGACGGGACAGGCAGCTCTCAGACCGCCGCAGCCGCAGCCGCCGCCTCCTTCTGCTGCCCCTCCTACGAGAACCGGCTCCTGGCGAGCAGCCGGACGGAGCTGAACGCAGCGCTGGGGATGTACGGCTCTCCTTACGCCGCTGCGGCCGCAGCCAGCCAGAACTACGCCAACTACTTCCCCTACAGCACCGACCCATCCGCTATCTACTCCACTCTG AATCCACAGTATGACATTAAGGACAGCACAGGCACTTTACACTCTGGCATCACTCAAACCGCTGCTTACTATCCTTACGATCACTCACTGGGACAGTATCAATATGACAG ATACGGGACGGTGGACTTTAATGGCACAGCTCGCAGAAAGAATGCCACGCGTGAAACCACCAGCACACTAAAAACATGGCTCTATGAGCACCGCAAGAACCCCTACCCTACGAAGGGAGAGAAGATCATGCTGGCCATCATCACCAAGATGACCCTCACCCAGGTGTCCACGTGGTTCGCCAATGCCAGGAGACGGCTAAAGAAGGAGAACAAGATGACCTGGTCACCAAAGAATAAGGCTAACGATGAYAGAAAGGAGGACTTTAGTAAGAGCGACCAGGACTGTGCCACCAAAG ATTCCAGTGACTGCAAGGAAGAGAAAGAGCTGCACCTGAGTGACCTGGAGGACATGGATGAGGACGACTGTGACAAGCTGGACAGCGACTGTGAAAAGGTGGCAGCTGACGAGCAGGACCTCCAGAGATCCATGGTCGCACCTGGAGCTCCCCTGAAAAGAGACTGCAGCTCTGACCTTCACTTGAGCTTGACAAACAGCTTCCACACTTTCCCCTGCAGCATCAAAGGTGTCGCCGCCCTCCCTCATCTCCCGTCGGATTTCATAGATCCAATTGTGTCCAAGGCGGCTCCTGCAAGCGTCCCGTCAGCAGGAGCGGTGTCCCTGTCTCATTTTGAATCATCAGAAAAGCCACGSATTTGGTCGTTGGCCCGTACCGCAGCTTCAGGGGTTATATTAAACCCTCAGCAGCCTGGTTCGGAGCTAAGGACAGGAAGCCTAACTGGGGACTGTCAACTACAGAGCAGCAGACTTCCTAGGGCTCCTACTGGACAATGTGGAGCCACAAGAGGCCTGCTTGAGTCTAACAGTGTCACAAATTCAGAAAGCTCTTTCCCTGAGGGCTCATCCTTGCACTCAAARGTTTACGGCACAGGCAGCTACAGCCACAAGGGCCTCCAACTTCACAGCTCGTCTTATGCTGCCCTTCCAGATACCTGTCAGTACACAACGATCGAAG GATTCTCCAGTGGCAAGGTAGAGATTCAGTCATCTGACCTCAGCGAAGCCTGTGGGACTGTGCAGAACGACAAGGTCACTGCATTCAGACCAGTCATGAAGAGGTGA
- the irx6a gene encoding Iroquois homeobox protein 6a isoform X3 translates to MQLHKSVSDGTGSSQTAAAAAAASFCCPSYENRLLASSRTELNAALGMYGSPYAAAAAASQNYANYFPYSTDPSAIYSTLNPQYDIKDSTGTLHSGITQTAAYYPYDHSLGQYQYDRYGTVDFNGTARRKNATRETTSTLKTWLYEHRKNPYPTKGEKIMLAIITKMTLTQVSTWFANARRRLKKENKMTWSPKNKANDDRKEDFSKSDQDCATKDSSDCKEEKELHLSDLEDMDEDDCDKLDSDCEKVAADEQDLQRSMVAPGAPLKRDCSSDLHLSLTNSFHTFPCSIKGVAALPHLPSDFIDPIVSKAAPASVPSAGAVSLSHFESSEKPRIWSLARTAASGVILNPQQPGSELRTGSLTGDCQLQSSRLPRAPTGQCGATRGLLESNSVTNSESSFPEGSSLHSKVYGTGSYSHKGLQLHSSSYAALPDTCQYTTIEGFSSGKVEIQSSDLSEACGTVQNDKVTAFRPVMKR, encoded by the exons ATGCAACTTCACAA GTCGGTCTCTGACGGGACAGGCAGCTCTCAGACCGCCGCAGCCGCAGCCGCCGCCTCCTTCTGCTGCCCCTCCTACGAGAACCGGCTCCTGGCGAGCAGCCGGACGGAGCTGAACGCAGCGCTGGGGATGTACGGCTCTCCTTACGCCGCTGCGGCCGCAGCCAGCCAGAACTACGCCAACTACTTCCCCTACAGCACCGACCCATCCGCTATCTACTCCACTCTG AATCCACAGTATGACATTAAGGACAGCACAGGCACTTTACACTCTGGCATCACTCAAACCGCTGCTTACTATCCTTACGATCACTCACTGGGACAGTATCAATATGACAG ATACGGGACGGTGGACTTTAATGGCACAGCTCGCAGAAAGAATGCCACGCGTGAAACCACCAGCACACTAAAAACATGGCTCTATGAGCACCGCAAGAACCCCTACCCTACGAAGGGAGAGAAGATCATGCTGGCCATCATCACCAAGATGACCCTCACCCAGGTGTCCACGTGGTTCGCCAATGCCAGGAGACGGCTAAAGAAGGAGAACAAGATGACCTGGTCACCAAAGAATAAGGCTAACGATGAYAGAAAGGAGGACTTTAGTAAGAGCGACCAGGACTGTGCCACCAAAG ATTCCAGTGACTGCAAGGAAGAGAAAGAGCTGCACCTGAGTGACCTGGAGGACATGGATGAGGACGACTGTGACAAGCTGGACAGCGACTGTGAAAAGGTGGCAGCTGACGAGCAGGACCTCCAGAGATCCATGGTCGCACCTGGAGCTCCCCTGAAAAGAGACTGCAGCTCTGACCTTCACTTGAGCTTGACAAACAGCTTCCACACTTTCCCCTGCAGCATCAAAGGTGTCGCCGCCCTCCCTCATCTCCCGTCGGATTTCATAGATCCAATTGTGTCCAAGGCGGCTCCTGCAAGCGTCCCGTCAGCAGGAGCGGTGTCCCTGTCTCATTTTGAATCATCAGAAAAGCCACGSATTTGGTCGTTGGCCCGTACCGCAGCTTCAGGGGTTATATTAAACCCTCAGCAGCCTGGTTCGGAGCTAAGGACAGGAAGCCTAACTGGGGACTGTCAACTACAGAGCAGCAGACTTCCTAGGGCTCCTACTGGACAATGTGGAGCCACAAGAGGCCTGCTTGAGTCTAACAGTGTCACAAATTCAGAAAGCTCTTTCCCTGAGGGCTCATCCTTGCACTCAAARGTTTACGGCACAGGCAGCTACAGCCACAAGGGCCTCCAACTTCACAGCTCGTCTTATGCTGCCCTTCCAGATACCTGTCAGTACACAACGATCGAAG GATTCTCCAGTGGCAAGGTAGAGATTCAGTCATCTGACCTCAGCGAAGCCTGTGGGACTGTGCAGAACGACAAGGTCACTGCATTCAGACCAGTCATGAAGAGGTGA
- the irx6a gene encoding Iroquois homeobox protein 6a isoform X2 yields the protein MVTKEAAMSFSQFGYPYNATSQFFVSANPSTTCCDSISRSVSDGTGSSQTAAAAAAASFCCPSYENRLLASSRTELNAALGMYGSPYAAAAAASQNYANYFPYSTDPSAIYSTLNPQYDIKDSTGTLHSGITQTAAYYPYDHSLGQYQYDRYGTVDFNGTARRKNATRETTSTLKTWLYEHRKNPYPTKGEKIMLAIITKMTLTQVSTWFANARRRLKKENKMTWSPKNKANDDRKEDFSKSDQDCATKDSSDCKEEKELHLSDLEDMDEDDCDKLDSDCEKVAADEQDLQRSMVAPGAPLKRDCSSDLHLSLTNSFHTFPCSIKGVAALPHLPSDFIDPIVSKAAPASVPSAGAVSLSHFESSEKPRIWSLARTAASGVILNPQQPGSELRTGSLTGDCQLQSSRLPRAPTGQCGATRGLLESNSVTNSESSFPEGSSLHSKVYGTGSYSHKGLQLHSSSYAALPDTCQYTTIEENNTFPT from the exons ATGGTAACAAAGGAAGCAGCAATGTCTTTCTCGCAGTTTGGATATCCTTACAATGCAACTTCACAA TTTTTCGTGTCGGCAAACCCCAGTACGACTTGCTGCGATTCGATTTCCAGGTCGGTCTCTGACGGGACAGGCAGCTCTCAGACCGCCGCAGCCGCAGCCGCCGCCTCCTTCTGCTGCCCCTCCTACGAGAACCGGCTCCTGGCGAGCAGCCGGACGGAGCTGAACGCAGCGCTGGGGATGTACGGCTCTCCTTACGCCGCTGCGGCCGCAGCCAGCCAGAACTACGCCAACTACTTCCCCTACAGCACCGACCCATCCGCTATCTACTCCACTCTG AATCCACAGTATGACATTAAGGACAGCACAGGCACTTTACACTCTGGCATCACTCAAACCGCTGCTTACTATCCTTACGATCACTCACTGGGACAGTATCAATATGACAG ATACGGGACGGTGGACTTTAATGGCACAGCTCGCAGAAAGAATGCCACGCGTGAAACCACCAGCACACTAAAAACATGGCTCTATGAGCACCGCAAGAACCCCTACCCTACGAAGGGAGAGAAGATCATGCTGGCCATCATCACCAAGATGACCCTCACCCAGGTGTCCACGTGGTTCGCCAATGCCAGGAGACGGCTAAAGAAGGAGAACAAGATGACCTGGTCACCAAAGAATAAGGCTAACGATGAYAGAAAGGAGGACTTTAGTAAGAGCGACCAGGACTGTGCCACCAAAG ATTCCAGTGACTGCAAGGAAGAGAAAGAGCTGCACCTGAGTGACCTGGAGGACATGGATGAGGACGACTGTGACAAGCTGGACAGCGACTGTGAAAAGGTGGCAGCTGACGAGCAGGACCTCCAGAGATCCATGGTCGCACCTGGAGCTCCCCTGAAAAGAGACTGCAGCTCTGACCTTCACTTGAGCTTGACAAACAGCTTCCACACTTTCCCCTGCAGCATCAAAGGTGTCGCCGCCCTCCCTCATCTCCCGTCGGATTTCATAGATCCAATTGTGTCCAAGGCGGCTCCTGCAAGCGTCCCGTCAGCAGGAGCGGTGTCCCTGTCTCATTTTGAATCATCAGAAAAGCCACGSATTTGGTCGTTGGCCCGTACCGCAGCTTCAGGGGTTATATTAAACCCTCAGCAGCCTGGTTCGGAGCTAAGGACAGGAAGCCTAACTGGGGACTGTCAACTACAGAGCAGCAGACTTCCTAGGGCTCCTACTGGACAATGTGGAGCCACAAGAGGCCTGCTTGAGTCTAACAGTGTCACAAATTCAGAAAGCTCTTTCCCTGAGGGCTCATCCTTGCACTCAAARGTTTACGGCACAGGCAGCTACAGCCACAAGGGCCTCCAACTTCACAGCTCGTCTTATGCTGCCCTTCCAGATACCTGTCAGTACACAACGATCGAAG AAAACAACACGTTCCCAACCTGA